The genomic DNA CGAAAATATGGCCCAGGCGCTGTCCCAGGGCCCCTTCGGCGTTATGAACAAGCCTTTCGGTGAAGCTGACGTCTTGAACGCGGTCAAGAGTTTCATCCGCATAGACCGTAGCTGAAACAGCCTTTCAGGATGCATTATTTCACGGAGGACCACTTCGGCCCATGACCAGTAACGGTAATAAAAACCAGTTTTCGCGGGAAGAGATTGAGCAGCGGCTGCTCAGTGACCCCACCATTCTGTTCCGTACCATGTTTGAGCGCTCCGGTACCGCCAAAGCCATTCTGAATAAAGAAGGCATCATCGTGATGGCCAATGAAACCCTGGCCAGACTGGTGGACTTGAGCGTTCGGGATATTGAAGGCAAACATTCCTGGTTTGAGTTCGTCGCTGAACATGACCGCCGCAAGGCTCAGGAGTATCACAATCTGCGGCGCAGCCATCCGGGGCTTGCCCCGGAGCGTTACGAGTTTATTCTGACCGACCGGAACGGTGCCGGCCATGACATTGAAATCAACGTCGCGGTGTTTCCCGGGACCGATCTGTCGCTGTTATCCATGGTGGAGGTTACCCATCTTAAAACCGCCCAGGAAATGGGGCGGTTGACCCGTTTTGCCGTGGAGAACGCCGGCGAAGCCATTTTCTGGCTGGATGCAAAGGGCGCCATTCTCTACGCTAACGGCGCGGCCACCCGCATGTTCGGCTATAATATCGGTGTTTTAATGTCCAAATCCATTCAGGATCTGGATGCCGTGACTGCCAAACGGGACTGGAAGAAGAAGCTGGCGGACCTGAAGCAAACAGACTCGCTGGTGTGGAATACGGAATACCGGCGCAACGACGGCCGGGTATTGCCGGTTGAGGTGCTGTTAAGTTTCATCCAACTGGGCGATAAAGGCTACTACTGGGCGTTTATCCGGGATGTCAGTGAGCGCGTTGAAGCAGCGGAACGCGAAAAGCAGCTTCAATCGGAGCTTAATCTTTCGGGGCGGCTGGCCTCGGTGGGCGAACTGGCCGCCGGCGTCGCCCATGAAATCAATAATCCGCTGACCGGCATTATCGGCTTTTCTGAGCGGCTGCTTCGTAAATCCAGCGATGAAAAAATGACGACCGACCTCAAGCGCATTCATTCAGAAGCGCAGCGGGCAGCCAAGGTGGTGCAGAATCTGCTGACCTTTGCCCGCCAGCGGGAGCCGCGCAAGGAACCGGTGGATGTTAACGAGATACTGGCGGAATCACTGGAACTGCGGGAATATGAACTCAAACAGCTTGGCATTCAGGTGGTTACCCATTTTGCCGACCTGCCCGGCATCAGCGCTGACTATTACCAGCTGGAGCAGGTCTTTGTGAATCTGATAATCAACGCCGAGCAGGCCATCACCACCTCAGGCAAGGGGGATCGGCTGAACATCTCTTCCGGTGAGATGGACGGCTACATCGTGGTTACCGTTGCCGACAATGGCCCGGGCATTAAACCGCGTGACCTGAAAAAGGTTTTTGACCCGTTTTTCACTACCCGGGGTGATGAGGGCGGCACCGGGCTGGGGCTGTCTATCTGCCACGGTATTATTGAAGAGCACGGCGGCCGGATCAGCGTCGCCAGCGAACCGGGTGAAGGGACCACCTTTACCATTTCACTGCCGCTGGAAACCGAAGCAGACCGCGCATCCGAAGGCTAGTCCTCGCCCGCCAGCCGGGCCATGATTTCCGCTTCGGTTAAGCCGCTGACAGCTATCGCTTTTTGACGCGCGGTCTGCCCCCGGATTACCTCAATATTGCTCTTCGGAATACCCAGTACGTCCGCCAGTAGTGCAACCACCGCCTGATTGGCCTTACCGCGTTCCGGCGCGGCGGTCACCCGGAGTTTGAAATAATCTCCAACGCGTCCGGCTACGGCATTCTTTGAAGCGCCGGGTTGCACGCGGATATTGATGATGATTCTATCGTCAGCGGACATTTTATCTCACACTCAGCATAATCAACCGGCGGCGGTTATTCAAGCTTTAATTTCCGTTCTGTTATAATCAACACAACATGAAAAATGACGGGCAGGGTGAATTGAATCTCTCAGAACCGGAAGTCCTGGCCGGTAAGCTGTTGCGGGAAAAGGGGTTAACCATCGGTACGGTGGAGTCGGCCACCGGCGGTCTGCTGGCCGCCCGGATTATTGGCGTCCCCGGGGCCTCGGATTATTGCCGGGGCGGTATCATAGCTTACCACAACGAGGTCAAGATGAGTCTGGCCGGGGTTAAGTACGCCACCCTCCTGGCTTTCGGGGCCGTCTCCGCCCGGGTCGCCGAGGAAATGGCCGCCGGCGGCCGTCAGCGCCTGGGGGTGGATATCTGTATTTCCGATACCGGCATCGCCGGTCCGGGCGGCGGCAATGACAACAAACCAGCCGGTCTTTTCTATCTGGGTCTGGCCACTGCCGAAGGCGTTCGCCATCGCAAGTATATTTTCAAGGGTTCCCGTCAGCAGAACCGGACCGCCGCGGTCAATGCCGCGCTGGAATGGCTTCTGGAAGAATTGGCCTGACCGCTGTTTTCACTAATCAAACAGCCGCGGGTTGAAGTCGCCGACCAGTTTTCATGGTAATCAGCAAAGCGGCCAGAATTATCAGGTCAACGTAGAAAAAATAGTTGCCGAGACTGCGCCAGGCAAAGAACATTGGCAGTATTGAGAGCAACAATCCCGTTTCAGCCAGCCCTCGGCCATGCTGGAAATACCATAACAACCCGCCGGCAAATGCGGCGGCCTCCAGAATGGTGAATAAGGTGGAAGACCCGATGTGAAATATTCCGGTTTCTACCAGGCTGACCAGGCCGACGCCCATGGGGTAAAGTTCGTCAACCATGGGGGCAAATACCGACGACAGCCAGAGTCCCGGACCCGCGAAGATGAACGGCAGGTTGAACGCAATAAAAACACCGGCGGCGATGGCCGCACCTCTGAAAGCTTGTCTCCATCCCCAACGATGATAAACGTAAATCACAGCGAATGGCAACAGGAACCAGGCGGTTTGATAAGCTGCCGTTGCCACCCCGATCAATGCCATGGCGGTTTTGGGTTTTTCAGGAATTAATATCCAGCCCATCATCATAAAAGGCAGTATGATGACTCGTTTATCCAATCCGATAATACCGGAGACCCAGATTTCCGTACTGACCACCAGCGCCAGCGCAAAGATTAGCCTGTTTCTGGAAGGAATGCGCCACAGGGCATATCCGGCTGTAGCGATCAGGAAAATTGCCAAAATCACTTGTAAGGTGTCTATTCCCGCCAGCATGAACGGCGCAGTCAGCAGGAAAGACCCGGCCGGATAGTTAAGGCGGGATTCAAGTTCAACCGGTATGGTGTCCGGCGTCAGGGCTGATTCGTTCCAGAGTTCCAGCAATTGTTCCTGGCTTGGATAGGGGAATACCTCAACAAAGCGCCCTGCCTGCAGCGGGGTCAGGTGAATATAGGGTCCCTCAAATTCATCCATGGCCGTCAGGACGTTGGATACCGCGTAGGGATTTTCACCTTCCATGAAGTTTTCGGTCGCCTGATGGGTAAGGGCCGCGCCATCGGAATACCGGGGTTGAGCTTCCAGCGAGGCCAACAATTCGCTGATTGGTTCGGGGAAATCAGCCGCATGGATGATTTCCGATTTTAAGCCGATGTATGATCCGGCAATGGAAACTCCGATTAATGCCAGCACCAGCACCGCGACCTGGGCTGTCTGCCGTAACCGACTGGCAAATCGGTGCAGATAGACGTCGGTCTGCGGCAGGGTGACCAGCCATAACACCCCAAACCATAGCAGCCAAACCACGATACCCCAGGCTGATTTAGCCTGGGTGACGGAATAGGTGTCCCCGGTCAGTGAGGAATAGCCGAGTTTCAAGATGATGGAAATAAAGAAAAGGCTGATTCTGGGGCTGGCGGATTTGAGAATATTTATTAGAAAACTCCGTTAAGTCTTAACTCTATTTCAATATTATATTCTAAAAATCGGCATACGCAATTATCGTCCTTAGCGTCACCGCTGCTAATCGACATGAGTTCAGTTATTGTAAAACCGGACCGCTGCGGTCAATGCCGCGCTGGAATGGCTGCTGGAAGAACTGGCTGGGGACTAAATTCCGGCCAGTATCGCGTTCTGTATTTCAAAGATTTCCCGGATACCCTTTTCAGCCAGATTAAACACTGAGTCCATGGTGTCGCGGGAAAACGGTTTCTGTTCCGCGGTCCCCTGGATTTCAATAAACTCACCATTGGAGTTCATCACCAGGTTGAAGTCAACATCGGCACCGCCGTCTTCGGCATAAGTCGGGTCCAGCAGGATGGCATTATTTCGGATGACCACGCTGACCGCCGCTACCTGAGTCACCAGCGGCATCTTCTTCAGCACCCCCATTCTGACCAGTTTGTTAAAAGCCAGATACAGGGCGACATAACTGCCGCTGATTGCGGCTGTGCGGGTACCGGCATCGGCCTGGATGACGTCACAATCAACGGTGAAACTGCGCTCGCCCAGCCCCGCCAGATCGGTAACCGCCCGCAGAGAGCGGCCGACCAGTCGCTGAATCTCCTGACTGCGGCCGGACACTTTGCCCTGGGTTGATTCGCGCGGTGTCCGGGAAGAGGTGGCCGCCGGCAGCATGGCATATTCGGCGGTGACCCAGCCGGTTCCGGAATTCCTTAAAAAACCCGGCACCTTTTCTTCCATGGATACCGAGCAGATTACCCGGGTGCGGCCTTGTTCAATCAGCACCGAGCCATCGGCAAAGGCCTGAAATCCGGGAGTGATGGTAATCGGGCGTAAAACCGCTGCTTCGCGGCCGTCAATTCTGGACATAAAACTACCTTCCAATCAAATATTAAAAAATTCTGGTGCGGGAACTTCAGCTTCAGGGGCGGACGGTGCCTGAGCCGTAAACCAGCCATTTGTAGCTGGTGATTTCCTTCAGCCCCAGCGGTCCGCGGGCATGCATCTTCTGGGTGGAGATACCAATCTCCGCCCCCAGACCAAATTGAGCGCCGTCAGTGAAACGGGTGGAGGCGTTGACATAAACCGCCGCGGCGTCCACTTCGTTGAGAAAACGCTGGGCGTTGGAATAATCTTCGGTAACAATGGCCTCGGAGTGGCCGGAGCCATAGGCGGAGATATGCCGGAGTGCCCCGTCCAGGTCATCCACCACCCGGACACCGGCAATCAGCGCCAGGTATTCCCGGCTCCAGTCATCGGGCTCCGCCGCTGCCAGCTTCAGGTTCGGTCGGCCGGACAGGATGGCCAGCGCCCGTTCATCACAACGCATTTCCACGCCCGCCTGCGCCCATTCGGCGGCAATCAGCGGCAGATACTCCTCAGCGACAGCCTGATGGACGATAAGCGTGTCCATGGCATTGCATACCGTCGGGCGCTGCACCTTGGCGTTATAAGCAATAGCCACGGCATCCTTAATTTTGGCAGCAGCATCAACATAGGTGTGGCAGACGCCGATGCCCCCGGCCACCACCGGAATGGTGGAGGTTTCCTTTACCGATTTGATCAGCCCGGCCCCGCCGCGGGGGATTACCAGGTCAATCAGGTCGCTCATATGCAGCAGTACCGGCACCAGGGCCCGGTCGGTGTCATCAATGAATTGCACGGCCTCCGGGCTGATGCCGCTGCGGGTCAGTGCGTCATGAATGATGTTGACCAGTACGCGGTTGGAGTGAATGGTTTCCTTACCGCCGCGCAGAATGACGGCATTACCGGCCTTAAGGCACAGCGCCGTGATATCCACGGTGACGTTCGGCCGGCTTTCGTAGATAGCGGCAATAACCCCCAGCGGCACCCGTTTCTTGCCGATGACCAAGCCGTTGGCGTGGGTGCGCATGTCAAAAATCTCGCCTACCGGGTCGGGCAGGGCGGCCACGGTGCGGACGTCGGCGGCAATAGCCTTGATCCGGCCTTCATCCAATATCAGGCGGTCCAGCATGGCGGCGTTCATGCCGCCGGCGGCCGCTTCGGCCTGATCCCAGGCATTGGCTTCAATAATCGCTCCGGCGTTGTGTTCCAGCGCATCGGCCACGGCCAGCAGGGCGGCGTTTTTAATATCGGTCGGCATACAGGCCAGGCGGGCGCCGGCCGCTTTGGCCTGGCAGCCCTGGTCCCGCAGTTTTTCTTCAGCAGTCATGGCATTTCCCCGTTCATTTATCTGCCAAGTATAGTTTATACGGGGCGGTTCCGGCAATGCGGCAACGTGCCTGAGAGGGTCAGGTTTGCGTAAAGCGGCCCCTTTTTCTATAATAGACCACTTGTGGAGGTGGCGACGTGCTGGAATTCAACGTAGCTCAACTGGAGAAGTCCCCCATCGGCACCACCAGGGAGTATGAACTTGATGACCGGATGGATTACGACGGACAGACGACCCGGGTCACCGGCCGGGTACTGCTGACCCGGACCAACCGTTCAATTCTGGTCAAGGCTGATCTGGCGGCAACGGTGCCGCAGGAGTGCTGCCGCTGTCTCAGCCCGTTTGAAGGCAGGGTGAGCTTCACCATCAATGAGGAATTTTTTCCCTTGATGGATGTTACCAGCGGTCTGCCGTTGGCGCCGGATGAAGAAGGCGGAGACTTCATAATTGATGGACATCATGTGCTGGATTTAACTGAGGCAGTGCGTCAGTACCTCATTTTGTCCCAACCCATGAAGCCGTTGTGCCGCCCGGATTGCCAGGGGATACTGCCTGGTCCTGCATGAGCCGGAAGCCCCGGATTTATGGTATATTAAATACTCGTCAAAATAATATTGAAATAAAAGAAAACGGAGACCTAGCACCATGGCCGTACCTAAGAGAAAAGTTACCCCGGTTCGTCAGGGCAATCGCCGCAGTCACCTGGCGCTGAAAGAAAAACAACTGGTTGAGTGTAAGCAGTGCCATCAGCTTACCTTGCCTCATCGCGCCTGCACCGTTTGCGGCAGTTACAACGGCCGCGTTGTTCTGGACATTGAGGGCAAAACCCAGAGAAAAGCTGAAAAAGCCCAGAAGGCCAAGGAACAGCAATAATCGTTCCGGTCATCAGTAACGCTCAGGGGGATATCGGTGGACAAACCTAAACTGGCTTTCGTCTTTCCCGGTCAGGGCGCTCAGGCGCCCGGTATGGGGCAGGACGTATACGATGAATTTGACGCCGCCCGCGCCGTTTTCAAAGCTGCCGATGACCGGCTGGGTTTCGCCATTTCCAAACTGTGTTTTGAAGGCCCGGAAGATAAGTTGAAGGAAACGGCCATCGCCCAACCGGCGATGGTCACCGCCAGCCTGGCTTATCTGGCCGCGGCCCGGGACATGGAAGTACTGCCGCAGCCGGATTTTGTGGCCGGCCACTCGCTGGGTGAGTACACTGCTCTGGCGGCCGCCGGGGCGCTGGAGTTCGCCGATGCCATTCAACTGGCCGCCCTGCGGGGCCGCTTGATGCAGCTGGCGTCTCAGGAATCCCCCGGTACCATGGCCGCAGTCATGGGCATCAGTGAGACTGACCTGGGGGTCATCGCCGCTAACGGCGGTATTTATATCGCCAATTACAACAGTCCCGGCCAACTGGTGATTTCCGGTGCCCGGGAGAATATGGCCGGAGTCATGGAAACCCTCACCGCCAAAGGCGCCCGGGTAATCCCGCTGGCGGTGTCCGGTGCTTTTCACACCCCCCTCATGGCCGGGGCCGCTGATGGCCTGGCCAAAGTGGTGGAGCGGCTGGAGTTCAAGGACGCAGCAGTGCCCATTATTGCCAATACCAGCGGCCAGCCGATAACCGCCGCCGAAGATATCCGGGCGGAACTGCTTAAGCAGTTGACCGAAAGCGTCTACTGGCAGAAATCAGTGGAATACATGATTGCTGAAGGCGTGACCACTTTCGTAGAAATCGGTCCGGGTAAAGTCCTGACCGGTTTGATTCGCCGCATCAGCCGGGACGTCCGCACCATGAATATCGGTGATGCTCAGTCTATCAAGAATATGCAGGCGGGCGCGTGGAATTAGCAAAAAAACTGACCGGTAAGACCGCCGTCGTCACCGGTGCCGGACGCGGTATCGGCCGTGCCGTTGCCCTGCGGCTGGCCGCGGAAGGCGCGTCGATGGTGCTGAACTCACTCAGTGACAGCGCGGCCAATGTCGCCGCGGAAATTACTGCGGCCGGCGGTCAGGCGGTGGCGGTTCGCGGTGACGTTTCCAAAACTGAAGAGGTGACTGCTCTGATTGAGTCAGCCGTGACCGCCTTTGGCCGGCTGGATATTCTGGTTAACAACGCCGGCGTCACCCGGGACAATCTGCTGTTGCGCATGAGTGAAGAAGACTGGGACGCCGTGCTGGACACCAATTTGAAAAGCGTTTATCTCTGTTGTCGCGCCGCTCTGAAACCGTTGCTGAAAAGCCGGGACAGCGGCCGCATCATCAATATTTCCAGTATCATCGGTCTGAGCGGCAATGCCGGTCAGGTTAATTATGCCGCCTCCAAGGCCGGCATCATCGGGCTGACCAAATCGCTGGCTAAGGAACTGGCTTCCCGCCGGATTACCGTCAATGCCGTTGCGCCGGGGTTCATCGTTACCGACATGACGGCCGGTATGAATGAGGAAGCCCGGGAAGCGCTGGTCAAGCGTATCCCGCTGGGCTCGCTGGGGACTCCGGAAGACGTAGCCGCCGCCGTGGCTTTCCTGGCCTCAGAAGAAGCCCGCTACATCACCGGCCAGACACTGACCGTTGACGGCGGCATGACCCTTTAATCGGGGTTTAAGTTATGCCCAAACGCCATCAAGCTCGCATTGTCGCCCTGAAATCCCTCTTTGAAATTGACCTCACCGGGCATCCCGCCGAAGAGGTTATTGACCGGCAACTGGAGACTGCGGAGCTTACCGCGGAGATTGCCTTACTGGCGCGCGCTATGGTGACCGGGACTCTGGAAAATCTGGAAGAAGCCGACGGCATCATTCAGCGGCTGGCGCCAGCCTATCCGGTTACACAGATGGCGCCGGTTGACCGCAACATCCTGAGGCTTGCAATATACGAGGTTTTACACGATAATAATGTCCCGGTACGGGTAGCCATAAACGAAGCGGTGGAGCTGGCCAAGGAGTTTGGCGCTGACAGTTCCGCTAAATTTATAAACGGGGTGCTGAGTACCGTATCTACCCTGACTCAGCGGGAGTAATAACACGGAGGAAAATGGATGGCCGCAATTTTTGAACGGGTTAAGAAAATCGGTGTGGAACAGTTGGGCGTTGAGGAAAAAGACGTCACCATGGAAGCCAGCTTCACCGATGACCTGGGTGCTGATTCACTGGATCTGGTTGAACTGATCATGGCGCTGGAAGAAGAGTTTTCTACCGAAGCCGCCAAGATTGAAATCCCCGATGAGGACGCCGAGACCCTCAAGACCGTCAAGGACGTGGTGGAATACCTCAAGGGCAAAGGCGTTACCGACTAAACCGCCCCCTTTTTTTGACCGGTTTCGTTGGTTGTTCGTTCATTCAATAATTTGTGCAGATGCGACCGGCCCTGGTCGCGGTACCGCTGTTCTGGAATTAAAAGCCCGTCCGGTTAAACCGGACGGGCGCTAGAACTCTATCTGAGGTTTCTGACGGCCGCGCAGGCCGGACAGCCGCCCCCGGCCGTTGAAGGAATACTGGTAGCGTCCGGCTTTGCCTTGCGGCAGGCCGGTAGAACTAATAAAAATGTCGCCGCGGCTGCCGTCTTCAAACTCCATGACGAACTCACCCATGCTCTTCAGTTCCTTGCTGGCCACAAAATCGCCCCACCACTTCATGCGGGTGAATCTGGTGCCCTGGGTGGACATCATCTGGTAGCGGATATCGGCTACCGGCTTGTCAATATCCTTGGCGTACAACCGGGCGGTGCCGCCGCTGTACTGGACGGTCATGCGGCTTCCAGACGGCTGACACCCCGGAAGTAGTAATAATAGCGCGGCGGGATACCGTGAACCGCTTTGTTCACCCGTTTCTTGATAGAGCAGGCGCCGCGCCGTCCGTCGGCCATTTCAATATAATAACCGGCGCCGTCCGGAACGCGGGTGAATTCCATAAATATCAATTCGCCCCACCAGCCGCTCTGATCGTCGCTCTGCAGCCGGTATTCCACTTCACCCAGCAGTTCGCCGCCGCCGTGATTGTACAGTTTGCCTATTTCCATTCTTAAAAAACCCCTTCTAACAGATAACCAGATTATTGTGGTGAATGACCTCAGCGCCGTAACTGCGGCTCAAGGTCTCGGCAATCTTGCCGGAATGCAGGCCTTTGATGCGCTCGGTGTCCGCCGCATCATAATTGGCGATGCCGTAACCCAGTAAGACCCCTTCGCTGTTCAACACCCGAATGATGTCGCCGCGTTTGAAGGTGCCATCCACACCGGTAATGCCCGCCGGCAACAGACTGCCGCAGCGCCCCACCGCCTGAGCCGCCCCCTCGTCTATGCTTACCCGGCCCTTGACCGCCAGACCGGACAACAGCCATCGCCGGCGGGCGTCAGGTTCTCCCTGAGGCAGGAAGTGCGTTCCCGCTGCCTCACCGCCGACAATTCGGCCGATGATGTCCGGTTCCCGGCCGGAGGCGATAACCACCCGTACTCCGGAGGCGGTCGCCAGTCGGGCGGCCTCAATCTTAGTCACCATGCCGCCGGTGGCGGCGTCGCTCCAGGTGCCATCGGCCAGTGCTTCAATATCCGGAGTAATGCGTTCCACCAATGGAATCAGCCGGGCATTTTTATCGCTTCGCGGGTTGCCGGTATATAATCCGTCAATATCGCTGAGCATCAACAGCAGGTCGGCATCAATCAGGTTGGCCACCATGGCCGACAGATTGTCGTTGTCGCCGAACTTGGCTTCTTGAATTTCATCCACGGCCACTACATCGTTTTCGTTGATGATGCTGATGACGCCGAGTTCCATCAGAGCCAGCAGGGTATTGCGGGCATTGAGATAACCGGAACGGTCGTTAAGATCGGTCCGGGTCAACAGCGCCTGGGCTACTGTCAGGCCGTGGGCGTTAAATAAGCCGTCGTAGACATTCATCAGGCGGCTCTGGCCGACCGAGGCCAGCACCTGCCGGTAGGGCATGTCGCGCAGCTTTTTGTATAACCCCAGTTTCTCCTTGCCGGCGGCGATAGCTCCGGACGTCACCACCGCAATTTCGGCCCCGCCGGCCGCCAGCCGGGCAATCTGCGCTACCAGTTCGCCCATGACCAGTTGGTCAAGCCGGCCGCTGCCTCCGGTCAGGAGGTTAGTGCCCAGCTTGATGACGATGCGGCGGTAACAGAGTTTTACGTTCATTTGAATAGCTGATTTGTCCGCTATTATAACAGGATTCCAAATATCATTGCGAGGCTCCGCCAAAGCAGTCCCAATACCAAAGGCTCAAAACACCTGAGTTTCGTTCGTGGTGAGCTTGTCGAACCATGAACGGGCTCCTGAATACTGCCGTCTACTGAAAACTGCATGCTGACCGCTGATAGCTGAAAGCTGATAGCTACCATGGATTTTAGTATTTGATATTGTTTGGGATTTAGAGCTTGGAGCTTGGGATTTCCCGCGCAGCGGGCTATGCCTCGCCCGCCTGGTAAAAAGCTGAAAGCTGACCGCTATTAGGCACTCCGTTCCGTTCGTGGTGAGCTTGCCGAACCATGAACGGGATCCCGAATACTGTTTACTGTCTACTGAAAACTATCCGATCGTCTTTGCGAAAGCGCGCAGCGCTTGTGGCAATCTTGCAAGAACAGTCTGCCAACACCAGTACCCCTTTGGCTTTTGTAATTTTAGTATTTAGAGCTTTGATATTATGATTTTAGGTTATATTCCTTTACAATATTCCTGTTATGGGTAATTCCGAAGAAAAATCATACCAAACCCGCCAGGAACGCCGGGACAAAAAACGCGCCGCCCGGCACTCCCGGATGACCCACCACGGCAAATCCATTGCCCTTATCTACCGTCACAGCGTTGAAAAGCGCACCGGCGGGAAGGAGGCCATATGAATCAGGACAACCACTTTAGCGTGAAAATGTCCGGCCGTCTGGATAACCCCGACCGGATCGCCGAACTGCGAATACCGGAATTACTGGCCGAGGTTGGCTGCGTTGAAGCCGGTATGGTGTGTGTGGACCTCGGCGCCGGTACCGGCACTTTTACCCTGCCGCTGGCCGAACTGGCCGGTCCAACCGGACAAGTCTATGCGGTGGATGATTCCGGGGAATTACTGGATGTCATCAAAGGTAAACACCCGCCGCCGAACGTAACTCTGATTCAGGCTGACTTCACCGCCTCCGGCCTGGCATCCGGAATGGCTGATTTCTGTCTGGCCGCCTTCGTCCTGCATGAAACCAAGTCCCCTGACAAACTGCTGACGGAAGCCTACCGGCTGTTAAAATCCGGCGGCCGGCTGCTGGTGATGGAATGGCGAGCGGAATTTGATTCTCCCGGTCCCCCGCAACACATCCGGGTCTCGGCTTGCCGTTCGGCCCGGCTGTTTCGGGAGGCCGGCTTTACTGAATTCAACTTTCTCAACTGGACATCAAAGCATTACTACAGTACCGCTGAAAAACCCTGATGGCTGATGGTTGACCGCTGCTAGCTGATAGCCCCCCCACCGACGTCATTGCTTGTGGCAATCCGGAGGGTATTAGCCTGCCATCCCCGACACTGAAAACTGTTGACTGTTGACTGTCTACTAAATGCTGACGGCTGAAAGCTGATAGCTACCAGCCCCCGTTTCGGTCATTCGGATTTGGGTATTTGATTTTGGCTGTTATTTGGTGCTTGGAGCTTGAGATTTCCGCAGGGGCGAGGCATGCCTCGCCCGCCTGGTAAACAAGCTGAAAG from Dehalogenimonas sp. W includes the following:
- the proB gene encoding glutamate 5-kinase is translated as MNVKLCYRRIVIKLGTNLLTGGSGRLDQLVMGELVAQIARLAAGGAEIAVVTSGAIAAGKEKLGLYKKLRDMPYRQVLASVGQSRLMNVYDGLFNAHGLTVAQALLTRTDLNDRSGYLNARNTLLALMELGVISIINENDVVAVDEIQEAKFGDNDNLSAMVANLIDADLLLMLSDIDGLYTGNPRSDKNARLIPLVERITPDIEALADGTWSDAATGGMVTKIEAARLATASGVRVVIASGREPDIIGRIVGGEAAGTHFLPQGEPDARRRWLLSGLAVKGRVSIDEGAAQAVGRCGSLLPAGITGVDGTFKRGDIIRVLNSEGVLLGYGIANYDAADTERIKGLHSGKIAETLSRSYGAEVIHHNNLVIC
- a CDS encoding class I SAM-dependent methyltransferase, whose translation is MNQDNHFSVKMSGRLDNPDRIAELRIPELLAEVGCVEAGMVCVDLGAGTGTFTLPLAELAGPTGQVYAVDDSGELLDVIKGKHPPPNVTLIQADFTASGLASGMADFCLAAFVLHETKSPDKLLTEAYRLLKSGGRLLVMEWRAEFDSPGPPQHIRVSACRSARLFREAGFTEFNFLNWTSKHYYSTAEKP